A window of Zingiber officinale cultivar Zhangliang chromosome 5A, Zo_v1.1, whole genome shotgun sequence contains these coding sequences:
- the LOC121980223 gene encoding callose synthase 12-like produces the protein MSLRQRGNWPGSGGGYGTESPVPPHATAEGSGEEGEDAFNIIPIHNFLADHPSLRFPEVRAAMAALRAVGELRKPPFVRWHDGLDLFDWLGAFFGFQRDSIRNQREHLVLLLANAQMRTQPPPEDIDVLDAKVVRRVRKKLLHNYTAWCSYLGRKSNVWIAVSGIRRAAPDPRRELLYAALYLLIWGEAANVRFVPECLSYIFHHMAMDLNRILEDYMDEATGQPALPATSGENAFLARVVTPIYETIKREVDASRNGTAPHSAWRNYDDINEYFWNSHCFERLRWPLDRSKNFFATPPTKNRVGKTGFVEQRSFWNLYRSFDRLWVMLVLLLQAAIIVAWHGNKTYPWQNLQTRNDQVRLLTIFITWAGLRLLQSLLDVGTQYKLVSRETRLLGVRMVLKIFVAASWTVAFTILYSRMWKQRNQDRVWSTAANRRLMNILEAAAVFILPELLAIVLFIIPWLRNFIEKTNWRILYVLTWWFQSRTFVGRGLREGLLDNLKYALFWVALLAVKFIFSYFLQIKPMISPTKAILNLRGVQYQWHEFFSHTSRFAVFILWLPVVLIYLMDIQIWYSIFSSMVGALVGLFSHLGEIRDVQQLRLRFQFFASALQFHLMPEEQVFQQHGSLRSRFRDAVNRLKLRYGLGRPYNKIESNQVGPSRFALIWNEIIHTFREEDIVNDREVELLDLPPNAWDIRVIRWPCLLLCNELLLALGQAKEYKNNDRRLWRKICKNEYRRCTVIEAYDSIKYLLLEIIKVGTAEHSIVTGLFDEFDGSIRAEKFTVEYNMSVLQNIYDKLVVLLSTLVKPNKDLYKVVNTLQTLYDIVTRDFPKNKKSIEKLKEAGLAPTGSTELPFENAVVLPAAENDTFYRQIRRLHTILTSKDSMNNIPKNLEARRRIAFFSNSLFMNMPRAPQVEKMRAFSVLTPYYNEEVLYSKEQLQSENEDGISIMFYLQKIYEDEWVNFLERMKREGMTDEEELWGKRSRDLRLWASYRGQTLSRTVRGMMYYYKALKMLAFLDSASEIDIREGSRELASVGSSRRQIEDLDNLEDGGKSSPSQNLSRASSSMLLFKGHEHGTALMKYTYVVACQIYGNQKAKNDPRANDILYLMKSNEALRVAYVDEVKSGRDEVEYFSVLVKYDQQLEKEVEIYRVKLPGPLKLGEGKPENQNHALIFTRGDAVQTIDMNQDNYFEEALKMRNLLEEYSSNYGARKPNILGVREHVFTGSVSSLAWFMSAQETSFVTLGQRVLANPLKVRMHYGHPDVFDRLWFLSRGGISKASRVINISEDIFAGFNCTLRGGNVTHHEYIQVGKGRDVGLNQISMFEAKVASGNGEQTLSRDVYRLGHRLDFFRMLSFFYTTVGFYFNTMMVVLTVYAFVWGRLYLALSGLESSIRSNADSTNNAALGTVLNQQFIIQLGLFTALPMIIENSLEHGFLPAIWDFLTMQLQLASVFYTFSMGTKTHYYGRTILHGGAKYRATGRGFVVEHKKFTENYRLYARSHFIKGIELGIVLTLYAAYSAIGKNTFVYIVMTISSWFLVVSWIMAPFAFNPSGFDWLKTVYDYDDFMNWIWYPSLISATSDQSWEKWWNEENDHLRTTGLWGKLLEIILDLRYFFFQYGIVYQLNIASHSHSVSVYLLSWIGIFAALGIFVIMDYAQDRYAAKEHLTYRGIQSFIIVFLILVIIVLLQFTSFKIVDFFTSLLAFIPTGWGLISIAQVFKPFLQSTVLWESVVAVARLYEIMFGVIVMAPVAFLSWLPGSQEMQTRVLFNEAFSRGLQISRILNAKKSTDI, from the coding sequence ATGAGCCTCCGCCAGCGAGGAAACTGGCCAGGATCCGGCGGTGGCTACGGCACGGAGTCCCCCGTGCCTCCCCATGCGACGGCCGAGGGCTCCGGGGAGGAGGGGGAGGATGCTTTCAACATTATTCCCATCCATAACTTCCTGGCGGAtcatccgtcgctccgcttcccGGAGGTGCGAGCCGCCATGGCTGCGCTGCGCGCCGTCGGGGAGCTCCGGAAGCCGCCCTTCGTCCGCTGGCACGACGGCCTCGACCTCTTCGACtggctcggggccttcttcgGCTTTCAGCGCGACAGCATCCGCAACCAACGGGAGCACCTCGTCCTCCTCCTCGCCAACGCGCAAATGCGAACCCAACCGCCGCCGGAAGACATCGACGTCCTCGATGCCAAGGTCGTCCGCCGCGTCCGCAAGAAACTCCTCCACAACTACACCGCATGGTGCTCTTATCTTGGCCGCAAGTCCAACGTCTGGATCGCCGTTTCCGGCATCCGCCGCGCCGCCCCGGACCCGCGCCGCGAGCTCCTCTATGCCGCCCTCTACCTCCTCATCTGGGGCGAGGCAGCTAACGTCCGTTTCGTTCCCGAATGCCTCTCCTACATCTTCCACCACATGGCCATGGACCTCAACCGCATTCTCGAGGATTACATGGACGAGGCGACGGGCCAGCCTGCTCTCCCCGCTACATCTGGCGAGAACGCTTTCCTCGCCCGCGTCGTCACCCCTATCTACGAGACCATCAAGCGCGAGGTCGACGCCAGTCGCAACGGCACAGCGCCTCATTCCGCCTGGCGCAACTATGATGATATCAACGAGTACTTTTGGAACAGCCACTGCTTCGAGCGCCTCCGTTGGCCGCTCGACAGGTCTAAGAACTTCTTCGCCACTCCGCCCACCAAGAACCGCGTGGGGAAGACGGGCTTCGTGGAGCAGCGCTCTTTCTGGAATCTCTACCGCAGTTTTGATCGCCTCTGGGTCATGCTCGTCCTCTTGCTTCAGGCAGCCATCATCGTCGCGTGGCATGGCAACAAGACGTACCCGTGGCAGAACCTCCAAACCCGAAATGACCAGGTCCGCCTCCTGACCATCTTCATTACCTGGGCTGGCCTCCGCTTGCTCCAGTCGCTTCTCGACGTGGGCACCCAGTACAAGCTTGTCTCGCGTGAGACCAGATTGCTCGGTGTGCGAATGGTGCTCAAAATATTCGTTGCTGCGTCGTGGACGGTCGCATTCACGATCCTATACTCTCGGATGTGGAAGCAGAGGAACCAAGACAGAGTGTGGTCGACTGCAGCGAACCGGCGGCTGATGAACATTTTGGAGGCTGCCGCAGTGTTTATCCTCCCTGAACTGCTTGCCATCGTACTCTTCATCATCCCTTGGCTCCGAAACTTCATTGAGAAGACCAATTGGAGGATTCTTTATGTTCTCACCTGGTGGTTCCAGAGTCGCACCTTCGTTGGTAGAGGGCTACGTGAAGGTCTGTTGGACAACCTTAAGTATGCTCTTTTCTGGGTTGCACTCCTTGCTGTAAAGTTCATCTTCAGCTACTTCTTGCAAATCAAGCCAATGATCTCCCCTACCAAAGCCATACTTAATCTTCGAGGTGTTCAATACCAGTGGCATGAGTTTTTCTCCCATACTTCCAGGTTTGCAGTGTTCATTTTGTGGCTTCCTGTTGTTCTGATTTATCTAATGGACATTCAGATCTGGTACTCGATCTTCTCTTCAATGGTTGGGGCGCTAGTAGGCCTGTTCTCACACCTAGGTGAGATTCGTGATGTGCAACAATTGAGGCTGAGGTTCCAGTTTTTTGCTAGTGCCTTGCAGTTCCATCTGATGCCAGAAGAACAGGTTTTTCAGCAGCATGGCTCGCTACGAAGTAGATTCAGAGACGCTGTAAACCGGTTGAAGCTGAGGTATGGCTTGGGCCGCCCATACAACAAGATAGAATCAAATCAAGTTGGTCCTAGCAGGTTTGCATTGATATGGAATGAGATCATTCACACATTCAGAGAAGAGGATATTGTGAACGATCGTGAAGTggagcttcttgatctccctccaAATGCATGGGATATCCGAGTGATCAGGTGGCCGTGCTTATTACTCTGCAATGAACTGCTTCTGGCTCTTGGACAAGCAAAGGAATATAAGAACAATGACAGAAGACTCTGGAGGAAGATTTGCAAAAATGAATATAGGCGTTGTACAGTCATTGAGGCTTATGACAGCATTAAATATTTGCTCCTCGAGATCATCAAAGTGGGAACTGCAGAACACTCCATTGTTACTGGATTATTTGATGAGTTTGATGGCAGCATTCGCGCGGAGAAGTTCACAGTAGAATATAATATGAGCGTGTTGCAGAATATCTATGACAAACTGGTTGTCCTACTGAGCACATTAGTCAAGCCAAATAAAGATCTGTACAAAGTGGTCAACACACTGCAAACCCTGTATGACATAGTTACACGTGATTTCCCTAAAAACAAGAAGAGCATAGAGAAACTTAAAGAAGCAGGTTTGGCACCAACTGGATCAACTGAGTTGCCCTTTGAGAATGCTGTTGTGCTTCCGGCTGCAGAAAATGATACCTTCTATAGGCAGATAAGGAGACTACACACAATACTTACATCTAAGGATTCCATGAATAACATTCCAAAGAATCTTGAGGCACGAAGACGCATTGCATTCTTCAGCAATTCATTGTTCATGAACATGCCTCGAGCTCCCCAGGTTGAAAAGATGCGGGCTTTCAGTGTGCTGACTCCATATTACAACGAGGAAGTTTTGTACAGCAAGGAACAGCTTCAGTCAGAAAATGAGGATGGCATCTCCATCATGTTTTATTTGCAAAAGATTTATGAAGATGAATGGGTAAACTTCTTGGAACGCATGAAGAGAGAGGGAATGACTGATGAGGAGGAGCTATGGGGTAAAAGATCAAGGGATCTCCGACTTTGGGCCTCATATAGGGGGCAGACCTTGTCAAGGACGGTGCGGGGAATGATGTACTACTACAAAGCTCTTAAGATGCTTGCATTTCTTGATTCTGCTTCTGAGATTGACATAAGGGAAGGATCAAGGGAACTAGCTTCAGTTGGTTCCTCGAGGAGGCAAATAGAAGACTTAGATAACTTGGAGGATGGTGGTAAGTCATCGCCATCCCAAAATCTAAGTAGAGCTAGCAGCAGCATGTTGTTGTTTAAAGGTCACGAACATGGAACTGCTCTGATGAAGTATACTTATGTGGTTGCTTGCCAGATTTATGGAAACCAGAAAGCTAAGAATGACCCACGTGCCAATGATATTTTGTACCTGATGAAGAGCAATGAAGCCCTCCGAGTTGCTTATGTTGAtgaagtgaagtcaggcagagatGAAGTGGAATATTTTTCTGTTCTTGTTAAATATGATCAACAACTGGAGAAAGAAGTGGAGATATACAGGGTCAAGCTGCCTGGGCCTCTAAAGCTTGGAGAAGGCAAGCCAGAGAACCAGAACCATGCCCTTATCTTCACAAGGGGTGATGCAGTGCAAACAATTGATATGAACCAAGACAACTACTTTGAGGAGGCCCTCAAAATGCGCAATCTGTTAGAAGAATACTCATCCAACTATGGAGCCCGAAAACCAAATATCTTGGGAGTTCGTGAACATGTTTTTACTGGTTCTGTTTCTTCTCTGGCTTGGTTCATGTCAGCTCAGGAAACAAGCTTTGTCACCCTTGGACAGAGGGTTCTGGCAAACCCTTTAAAGGTACGGATGCATTATGGCCATCCTGATGTCTTTGATCGCCTTTGGTTTTTAAGTCGAGGAGGCATTAGTAAGGCTTCAAGGGTCATCAATATTAGTGAGGATATATTTGCAGGATTTAATTGTACACTTCGCGGCGGCAATGTTACCCATCATGAATATATACAGGTTGGTAAAGGTCGAGATGTGGGCCTGAATCAAATATCTATGTTTGAAGCCAAAGTTGCTAGTGGTAATGGCGAACAGACCTTAAGCAGAGATGTTTATAGGTTAGGCCATAGGTTAGATTTCTTCCGGATGCTCTCTTTCTTTTACACAACTGTGGGTTTCTATTTTAACACAATGATGGTGGTACTGACTGTCTATGCTTTTGTCTGGGGTCGCCTTTATCTGGCTCTCAGTGGCCTTGAGAGTTCCATCAGAAGCAATGCTGACTCTACAAATAATGCAGCTCTTGGTACTGTTCTCAATCAGCAATTCATTATTCAGCTTGGGCTTTTTACTGCATTGCCAATGATCATAGAAAACTCACTTGAGCACGGGTTTCTTCCTGCGATCTGGGACTTCTTGACAATGCAGTTACAGCTTGCATCAGTGTTCTATACTTTCTCAATGGGAACTAAGACCCATTACTATGGGCGAACTATTCTTCATGGAGGTGCAAAATATCGGGCTACCGGACGTGGTTTTGTTGTTGAACACAAGAAATTTACTGAGAATTATAGACTTTATGCACGCAGCCATTTCATAAAAGGAATAGAACTAGGGATAGTATTGACCTTGTATGCTGCCTATAGTGCCATTGGGAAGAATACATTTGTTTACATAGTAATGACCATCTCAAGCTGGTTTTTGGTCGTATCATGGATCATGGCTCCATTTGCATTCAATCCGTCTGGTTTTGATTGGTTGAAAACTGTCTATGACTATGATGATTTTATGAACTGGATTTGGTATCCTAGTCTTATTTCTGCAACATCTGATCAATCTTGGGAGAAATGGTGGAATGAAGAAAATGATCATCTTCGGACAACTGGTCTTTGGGGGAAATTATTGGAGATCATATTAGATCTCCGTTATTTCTTTTTCCAGTATGGTATTGTGTATCAGCTAAACATTGCAAGTCATAGCCACAGTGTTTCTGTGTATCTTCTTTCTTGGATAGGCATCTTTGCTGCCCTTGGCATTTTTGTCATCATGGATTATGCTCAGGATAGATATGCTGCCAAGGAACACTTGACATATCGGGGCATTCAATCTTTCATAATAGTCTTTCTGATACTTGTCATCATTGTATTGCTGCAGTTCACTTCCTTCAAAATTGTTGATTTCTTTACAAGCCTGTTAGCATTCATTCCTACTGGCTGGGGTTTAATCTCAATTGCTCAGGTTTTCAAACCATTCCTTCAATCTACTGTTCTATGGGAATCTGTGGTTGCTGTGGCTCGGTTATATGAAATAATGTTTGGAGTAATTGTAATGGCTCCTGTGGCATTCCTATCCTGGTTGCCTGGTTCCCAGGAAATGCAGACAAGAGTGCTCTTTAATGAAGCATTTAGTCGAGGTCTCCAGATATCACGAATACTTAATGCGAAAAAGTCTACTGACATTTGA